The following nucleotide sequence is from Aspergillus luchuensis IFO 4308 DNA, chromosome 1, nearly complete sequence.
AATGGAGCGCCCCTACCCCGTAGATTAGACGTATCCCGTCAATCCACGCGCAGTATTAGATCTGACCCGCTGCGGGATGGGGTTACATTTCGCTCGTACGGCACcggcttcctcttcggcaTGTGGCCCCTCACGCTTGCAACGGAGCGCAAAGAATCGGTGGACTGCCTGCGTGTTTGAGTCTCCAACACAGGCCCTGGATCATGACCAAGCCAGTAGTCTTCAGGTGAGTAAGGTGCACTTAATCCTCCGGCATGTGGCTTCCGCCGAATTTGGACTCGTTTGATATCGTCCCGTCGTACAATCCGCGGGCGAGAGACAATTTCTTGTCTGGGACTGACTGCCCGAGAGAATGGCATCCGGGGAAGACCGGGTTGGTCGCTCGAGACAAGCTCCCAGTTCGGTGTAGGAGATTCTCGCGTTGGCGTTCTGATTTCACGCACTGGCGTGAGTGGCCGTAGATTTCCCGAATGCCGGGATTCGCGGTCCAATCTGCTAGTCGAGCCGTTGATGTCGATGTCCTCAAAGTTGTCATCAAGGTTGTACAACATGCTATTGTTCATGTCCGTGCTACGGAACGGACCACTTGCAACACCCTGCGACGAGGGCGGTCCGACAAGTCTTACATGTCCCGCACCGCGCTGCTGCCGGTCCCGGTCGACAAATTCCTCAGCGTCCGAGATCGGAGAGCTTTGTAGCAGGCTTTCATAAGTGTCGTCTTGATTGGAGGCCTGAACCTTTGATGCGCTCTCCGCATAGGTAGGTCTCTTTCGGTAGTTCGGACCTCTCATCGCGAGTTTTCCATCCTGACCTTCCCCAAAACCGTGGAGCATCGCACGAGGATGCGCAGGCAATCCAGCCATAGGGGCCCGGTTGTACCGCCGACTATCTTGGGCTCGGCTTGAAGAAGTCAGCTGATTTAGATTCTGGTATGGCGCACCAAAGGCGCTCCGGGGCCTTGTCATATCCTCTTCGAATAGAGTCGCATGGCTGTGGGGTCTGGGCTGTTTCTGACGACTTAGCCGTAATGGTTCCGGGTAAAGTCCCAACGTTGGCTTATCAGGAAGTAAATCTGAGATCGTCCTTGGAGACGACTGGCTCAATGATCCCTCGGCTTCAGAATTAGAAGTCAACGCAAAACCAATCCTGTCGGCACTATACACCCCCATGGGACTATCATTATGATGATTACCAGGGCCCGTGACAACAACTGCAGGTGTCTGAGCTCTCGGTTCAAACGGGGTTATCAGTCTAGAGGTTTCGGAATCCCTATCTGTTGTGCCGGGCATAGGACGAGGCCCAGTTGGCCGTCTTGGTGGTAATGTGAAATCCGGAGGCTCTGACATGACTCCTCCGATCTCGAAAAAGtgatccttctcatcctgtTTCCGACGCCTTACCTTCCTACAACAGAAGAATATGATAACACCAACAATAAAGAATCCCGATATTCCAGAAGCAACCGAAACTCCAATCACAGCAGCAGGTTCCAGCCTGCTGTCAGATGCGCTCGCGGATGCCGACTGGCCACTACTGGTAGCGCTACTCGTTGTCGTGGAGGGAAGTTGCGAAGTAGGAACCGTCAACGGACTTCGGAAAGTCTCAGTTATTACCGAGGTATGCTCCGTACTAAAACTTGTCGGTTGTGAGAACGTACTAGAGCTAGAGCCCGAACCAGTGTCGGAGgccgagctggagctggaggtaGATGGCACCGTTCCTGTCGTCGTTGTTGCAGTCTTTTGCGTGGGGCTTGATCCCGTTGGCATTACTGTCGCGGTGATCGTAGCATGTGTCCGTGGCAAAGCTCCAGGTACCGAGTCGCAAATGTCGTACAAGTCGGAGCTGAAGACTGTTTTCATGGAACATAAGGATAGACTACAGCGAAATGCCGCTTCCCCAAGTGTATAGCCGCTTGTGGTATTTGTCCGACAGAGACAGTCGAGATCCGCCTCCGAGCATGCATCCTTTGGGTAATCAGAGGATATGAATTGTTCCACGCAGTCTGCCGCACAGCTTGGAATCAGACTGGACAAAGATGTTGCTGATGCGGTAGGATGAGTAGTCTGGGAACCATAGGCGAGGCATGTCAGTGTCAACAGTATTATCGTGAATGACCGTCCAGCAGGTAAAAACATCTTGTGAAAGCATCTTCGTTCTCGGTTAGCAGACTATCGCCGCCGGGTATAATGCAAGCCAAGGAGTCGCGAACGGGAGGTCACAGGGTCGAATAATTACCTATGCACATAAAAAGTGATGCTACAGAGGAATTCCAACCCCTGGAGTCATTGATAACCGTAGATTATCATCCTAAGATGACCAAGAAAGACAGAGCGCAAAGAATACTGAGATCTGGAAAAGTGATGATTTCCCAACGGTATGGAGAAGCACCAACTTCAAGACAACAGCGGTTGcgagaaggggggaaggagggactTCAGGGACCAAGACAATGTACCGCATACTGCCAGCATGGGCGTCAAACCACGTTTTGCCATGGCGCTGAGTGGCtgcgaagagaaagaatcaAGGTTCGAGACCCAAATCAGGAGTCCGATCCTCCTATACGCGCCAGGGTGAAACATGGCAACACCGTCCCAAACAGAATACACGTAGCTGATGGACGCAGTTCTTCAGGAGGCCTGTCGCTTTGCATGATTGGATTTTGGGTAGACGATGGCGTTGAAATACGCGCCGTGTTGGCGCCGACTCTGCCGATAAGAACAGCACATGATGTCAGATTGACTTGATCCGAAAGGTTCAAGGCGCAAACAATTGAATTGGGTCAGTCTCCTTAACCGCGCGCCTTCAGGTTGTTGTCGATCTGAAGACCCTGAGAGCAACCAGGCACAACTGAGATAGTGTAGATCCAGTCAGACGTGTGGACACTGGGCTGAAGGTGAAACGGCGGCTAGTAAAAAGACGCATCACGGGACTTGATGAATGGCCCGATCGGCACTCGTGTTTCCCCATACCCACTCGGCAAATTACAGGCTGCTTATGGCATAAGCAGCTACGAATCGAGCCCAGAATGTGGTTGATTAATAAGTTTGACATTGTCATCAATCATTAATCTGATCACTGCCAACTAAGAGAAAATGACAAAAGCAAAGCCCAGTGACAAAGTGGGCTGGTATCATGCGCAATACATAAGAAAATAACAACCCAAGGAGATAAGAAACAAGGAAATGATAAAAAGGTACAATCGAGACCCTGTCAAAAACACACGTCGCACTGAGCATGCTGCACATCCGCCCAATGACGGTGTTTATGTTGGCGGGGTTGCATTAGGCTAGACTCGTCGGGAGCCCGCGGAACAATACTAAGATGTTGACAACGTCACTCCGACCCGCTGGATTTGGAACATCCGATTCCGTAGGAGAAAAATCGTAGGTAGGACGAGGTTATTCCCCCTAATCGACGGGTTTTGAACCGAAGTGGATGGTAAGGAGGGGCCTGAGGAGCGTTCTAGTAtttgaatataatatagctgAACGAAAGGAGTTAGTCTCGGAATCTCCGGAAAACCATCACTTGGCGGACCACGTACAAGGCATGAATGACACCAGGAAGCCAACCCAGGATTGTCAAACAGATGTTGATCAGGAAATCAGCACCGCATCCTCGCTCAAGGAAGACACCCAGCGGGGGCAAGATGATCGCAAAGATGATCTTGCAGATATCCCTATGATCCCAAGGAGGTTAGCGCACTCAAAAATACTAAGCTCTCGTCATTCAAATAATTGCGATCGCAAGCTATCCCAAGACAGCACCAGCTTGTCAAGGTCAAATTATGCGCGCGTTTGTATAAGAAATCGCCAAAAGATGACGTCGCGAGGAGTTGCAAAACTTACGAGGCAGTGAAAGGCATTGtgaatggaggaagatgtagATCTCTTCAAGTGGACAAGGTTGATGCAGGAGAGAGTAGTAGTGAGCAGGTGATGGATATGACCAGGTAGAAGCGGTATCTGAGTACAAGTAGATGAATGATGGAGAGTAACAAGAAAAAtcaggagaggaagggagcgGGACCACAGGGACTCTTTAAATGATGGGCGGCAAAATTAAGTAGCTGCCCTCCGCCAAACGCTACGGGGGGATAGTGCTATGCCGCCTACGTAAAGCACAGTCCTCGAATCCGCATTATTCAACGGATACGCATTTAGGTAATAAAACAAAAGACCAATAGCTGCTAGcgataattataataaccGGGGCGGACGACAACGATAGTCAGGACGATCCTTTTCCGCTCGCCGTGCATGTCTACCGCTACGTCATACTTTTCAGTACGAACTGTGGCTGATGCCTTGGCTGCTTGCTGATTGGCTCCGAGCTCACCACGACCAGACTTCTCGGCGGGTGACTTTTGCGTCGTATTGACATTTTGTATTCTGTACCTCCCCCAGTCCCGTGGCTGATACTCCTCCAATTTTGGAACAGAACCATGCTGTCATCGGGCGGTGCAACTGGATTTGTTCAACGGTAAGGGGAGAACTTTCgctctcatcttctcccctttCCTCCCATCTCCTACCTTTTTTTGACtttctacttttttttcttcttccttcctttgtCATAATTATTCTGTTGCCTGGCAGGGGCTTGGCGCTTCCACCGTACCACCTTACCAGGCTGAGGCGAGGCGCCAGTAGTCTAACTTAGACGCCGCCAATATTGACTAAATCGCGCTGTGCAGATGGTCCTAAAAGTCTGGGCTCTTGGTTCCGAGTGGGACGTACCAGCACATCATATTCCATACCTACTGCTTCTATCGGACTAGATCTGGGCCTCTACGCAATCCCTTGTTCGAAATAGGGGTATGACTCCGTGTCTAGGAGGTTTTGGGAGACGGAAAGCAGCATGGATATGGTGGGCCAACCAGCCCTACGGTTCCTCTTGCGCGAATCACGGTGCCGGTTAGCTTTCAACAATGTTCGGACAGATGCCGCGTCCCCATTACGGTACTCGACTTTGTAGGATTTAGACTAGCGTAGACCTATTTccagggaagaaaaaaagtgaTATCATTTGACACGCATCTGTCCGTCAGCGCCTACGCTAGCTATGCAGATAATCACTGGATTAAAGCACGTTTCAGCCGGATTTTAGACGTCATGTGCTTGATAGTGAGATGTCTTATCGTTCGCATGTCGCGAATACATCATTGCGAATCAATCTTTCTACCATCATGATTTTGACAGAACGTACGCCCATATTGTATAATGTCTACGAGGATCCTGTTGATCATGACGGAGGCATCCCACTATGCCATATGTCCTagcgggaaaaaaaaattctgaCTAATATAGTAGAAAGAACTGATCAGTCTGCCTGTTGAGACGACGCAAGTATCATGTGATTGGCATCGCCGCAGTCCAAGCCACACTGAGTCGTTTCTATCTTCTAGAACAGAACATCCTGGCCACCCCGCATATTTCAGCCAGCAGTATAATAGAAACACCGCCTAGCTATGATGGTGGGTCTCTCCAGGCTATACAGTTCAAAGCTTATGATCAGCCCTATCTTGTAGAAGCATCTCGCCAGAGATATATTTAGATGCCGAGTGACCCGCAAGGCACAGTAACATTTTCCTGGCACCTGCAGATTCAATGTGTGCCTAGTTTTATGGAGTGCACAGTCAAGTTAGGGTATGTAGCCTAGTACTATCATGGGTTGTATTAAGGCCATAGTAAATTTAAGTATAGCAAACCCACTGTATGCTCTGTTGGTCAATAAAACACTCTTACAGGGGCCTTAGAGACCCTATCCTTAGACTCGGCCAATGGTACCGTCCCCTTGTCGGATACAATGCAGTTGGTTGAAGAAATACCGTCTCCATCATACATGAAATACTTCCGTTGCAAGCAAGCAGATGGAAATCATGAACAACGCGCAGGTGAGCCTACGATATTCCTATTGCCTCTGTGGCTGTTCGTGACGAAGTGATGTTTTGACTCTTGACATCATAGTAGCAGAAATCAAATTACTACTGCAATTCCCAGGACGGAAATGGTGTtcttgaagaagaggtatgCCTCACAGAAGAAAAGCGAGtcagaaaatataagaaaaattacgATCAAAATGACTGTGgaagtatatatagaaaagGTATCAAGAACAAGTACATAAATACTGTCATGATAGTATCCTTAAGATAACTCATATTACAAAGCTAGCTAGAAATCATTAGTTATAGAGTCTAGATCTAGCTATCTGTCATGGATATCTGCGAGATAGATAGTACGTAAGTAGCCTTATGAATATGATCCGGAAATCATCACCAAGGACTGACCCTGTCTGTGATGAGTCAGAGATACTAGCAGTACTGTAATGGATAGCTAATGCCATATGGGCGACTAAAAGATCGAGATATACAATGTTGGAGGTAGAGATCTCCGTTTATGATCCAAGTTATCACGGCTTGGCAGCTACTCCCGCAGTCTCCGCATTTCCCCATCACTCTCTTTATCTCGATGCTTTCTGCCAACTTGGGTATCGCGCACTTGCCGTATAAGCCACATCAAATAGATATCAGCTTTCATAACTTGTATTTCTATATCATATGTATTCAGTCACGTTCAATATAAAGTAATTCTTCTATCAGGACCATCGGACGGTGATTCGTGATCTAGTTGTCACTCGAGCGGAGACCTCCGATATCATCCAAAACAATGCTCAAGTATGGTAGCATTCAATACACacataaaaaaagaaagcaaataatctatattgtCCAGCGTGAAAGGtagatattatctatctaatCAAGCTGTATCTGTTTCACAACTGCTGCTTCATCACACTGACTGGGTGGGGAAGCTGGTTATGGTGATGCGCGGCCGACGGGACAGCGCCAAGCCGCCATCACGTGATGACGCAGGTGGTCGGTCAGCCTCCCCGAAGCCTCCAGCGTGTTCGCCTTCACGCCTCCATCTCCGTTTCGCTTCCCCAAgcctcaacatcaccacaTCGCTTTACACGCGGCCTGTCCCTGCCCTGTCACTTTTCCTTTCGGCTGTTTTCATAGTTTCACTCCATCTTCTATAGCCCGCAAGGTCGCCTAATCTGTCAAGATGGCCACCGAACTTTGGTACGTAATCACCTCACCTACTCCTTTTCCCAGCATTCCGACCATTGTGCCCTCTTGTATCTCGATTTCGATCATGCTTCGGATGAGTTTCGACTGGATATACTGACATGTGGACATGATAGCCCCGTTTACGCAGTAAGTCACTTGTGATCCCACCCTTGCCGATGACACCATCGAGCTCCAAGCGACCCTCAAGGTAGCTTGGCTTCGTTGCATCAAGCGGAGAATCCGCCATCGAACTGGCACCTCTCGCACAGATAACTGATCTCTTACCCGTATAGCCCTTCTTCGGTGCCCTTGGCTGCACCTCAGCCATCGTCTTCACCTGCTTCGGAGCTGCCTATGGAACTGCCAAGGCTGGTGTCGGTGTCTGTGGAATGGCCGTCCTCAGACCTGACCTGATCGTCAAGAGTACGTGGAAGCTTCACAGAGCTCTTATACCTCTGGGATAAGCTATCgcatataatatctgatgaTTCATACTAATCTGGTGATACAGACATTGTCCCCATTGTCATGGCGGGTATCATCGGTATCTACGGTCTGGTCGTGTCGGTCCTGATTGCAAACGACTTGGGACAGAAGGTCCCCTTGTACACTGGTTTCATTCAGCTGGGAGCAGGTCTCGCCGTCGGTTTGGCTGGTATGGCAGCTGGGTAAGCTTCTCACCATGGCACCTTGCAATATCGGTAACTTTAGACTAACAGAGTATCTCTAGTTTTGCCATTGGTATCGTTGGTGACGCAGGTGTTCGTGGAACTGCTCAACAGCCCCGTCTCTATGTCGGAATGATTTTGATTCTCATTTTCGCTGAAGTCTTGGGTGAGTCACTACATCAAAGCGAAACAACCAGTTCGTATCATCTAACCACGACGCCTCACAGGTCTGTACGGTCTTATCGTTGCTCTTCTGATGAACTCCCGTTCGAGGATCGACGCCACCTGCTAAACGAACCCTCCTTCGTTCCGCGCGAAATGGCCCAAGTGAACACCCGCCCGAGAATGCCAATCACCCACTATTCTCGGATACGACGAAAAGAGCCCGGGTTGCTCAACATGTGTTAACGTGATGCGGTTATTTTGACTTATGTTTTCAGACTTTATTTGCCGACAATGACGGTTCCCGTCATTGTCCCGATGACAGCTGGAGGGGacgtggaggaagtggattGCTAGGGgaatggaaagagaaaacGGACGTTGAATAAACATATGCTTTCTCTTTCATCCAACACTCCCCGAAATAACAAAGGACAAGACATAATTGGATGTGCTAGCTAAGTTTGTAGACTAGGACAGGGTGGGAAGCTGTGGTAGATACATTGCATGGTTTTTTTTCAAGGCCTTTGAGATTTTGTACTTTATGGGTGTCGCTTTACTCTTTTGTATCCTTGAGCTGGATCATAGGATTACTTGCTTTGCAATGCTTATATGTTTTCTCCTGCTAGTTTATGGTCCTATGTTACAAACTTAGCTTTTACTTATCCTGGTTCTCCGGTATATCATGAATGCAACAAGTGGCGAATGTGCGATTACTCAACGTATAAGTATTTACGACCTCGTACACTGTTACAAGACCAGCGCCGTTCACTCCAAGGAAACAAACTCAAGCAGTATAGATTCCATTGCACCTGACCTGCACAAGAGCAAGCCGGGCAGATAGCTAAGATGGCAATATGTAACATACAAAGTATTGTCTATTGAGCGGAATAAAATGCGGTGGACATCCAAATGTTCAAGAGAAAAGAGGCGAGTATAAAACAAGACGACGCCGTAAGAATATATGCGATATAGGCAGGCATATCAGTAGCCACCgccaaacacacacacatacatgcGGAGAGCAAAGCAATCAACGCAAAGCTTCAGATGCGTAAGTCTAGAGATGACTTCTCTGTGAAGCagaggaatggaaggaggTAAGGTTGTAAGTAtgtaaatagataaaaaggAAGATGGATAACAAGAGGAAGGTTTATTCGGATTGTAGCGtagcgaaaagaaaaattatagcTGCAAGCAAATGGTAATGGTCTGTGATGATTGAAGATAATCAATCAAGCCTTCTCAAGCTTCCGTCTCAGGGTCCTTGTCCTCttgcgcagcttcttcagcttgtgcttcttcatcttcagtcTGCGACGTCTCTTGGTGCTAATGGCGTGCATGGTGCGGTTGTTGCGGATACGCTCCATGTAGGTGGTGCCGGAGTTGTGGGGGACATCAATGATGGCCTCGCTCTCTCCAATGGCACCGGGAGCTTCCATCTCACCGGAGGGCACGAAGGGACCAGTGTGAGCCTCGTAGGTCTTGCGACCATCCGAGTGTATCGACTCGTGGATGGTCAGGACGGTGGAGTAGCTGGAGGTCTCCCGGGGGACGTCCTCGAACTCGGAGGAAGCCATGTTCTTCGCTTCGTCGAAGGGaacgggcggcggaggagggtggaagggACGGAGACGCTTGGTGAGTTCCTCGACGGAGACTTTCAGATCGGAAAGGTTCATGCCATCCAGCTGGTTGCCTTCCATGTCGAAGTACTGCAGAGAGCCCTCCTGCTCGCCGGAGTGGGCAGCGGAGTTCTCCATGGAGttgacggcggaggagagggtgaagatgacATCGTCCACCTCAGGCTTAGCCGGCTTCTTTGCGGTGAAGATGGCGTCGAAGGCTTCGGGGGTCGAGGTCGGAGGAACGGTGGTGGAAACGGAGATGGGTCGgtggatggaaaagaaggaggcgACGTGAACGTCTAGACCGCAGGAAGACAAGATTAGCGCATCATAATCTAGGGGTACAAGAACGGTGGATAGGGATTGTGGCAACTAACCATGCGGCTGGAGGTGTTGGGTAGAGGGAACACTAGGAAGTCGGGAAAAAGCCGTCGGCTGCTTGGAGCCATTGCGGCCGTTGCTATCCTTGCCCCTCCGTCTGGAAGCCTTCCCCTCACGTTTCTCTGCAGAATTCACTCCCTTCGCAGGCGTCTGAGAGGAAGAATCGACTTTATTAGATCCATCGCTGGGTttcgaggacgaagaggagtATCGGCGTTGACGCACATGTTGTGACGAGCCGATGAGGCCGTTCGCGGAGGTAGTAATACTTTGGCTGGTTGCGCGAGACATGCCGGCGATGGGCCCCATAGGAGCCCATGCAGCCCGGCGCAGTGAGGACGACAGCATTTTCCGACGTCGTAAAGCCCAGAAGCTGGGTGACGATGTTGTCGGGAATGAAGAGGCGAAATCGAAGTTGGAGCCGATCATGCGGAACTCGGCGATTATGTAATTCATATGTCGCCTCAGGCATATAACCAGATCAGGTGACCTGGAATGCATGACCCATCTTAAGGGTATCCTCGCCTGACTTTATCCACATGCCAACTCATAAACGGCCAAGGTCATCATGCAGAACTACCTATTGTCGCTAATAGAATTGGATACTACCAGCGAGCCTACTGATTGTTTAGTGATACGTACTACATTGCAGGAACTATGACACTATATTGATTTCGATTTGGGTATCTGTTCATTCCATGCTCACTTGAGCCGAACAATTACAATAAAGGCAGCTATACTTAGAAGAGTCTGAATGATCGGATACAGAAGATACAGCTCCCAGTTAGAGCTGCCAGAAGTGACACGAGCAAATGATAGGATGGGTGGGCGCTCATTATGTcaacggagaagaagaaaaggaaagatacATCGGAGGCGTCAAGGTCACACAAAGGTTCAGCTCAGGAGAATGGAAAAAAGAGCTCGTTAGGTGGGATGAAAAGCGCAGACATGGACGCAAACAACATATGGTATATGGTATCAATCTgcattatataagaaatgcACCCGTCGCTGAACCGGAGAAAACATATAAGCTTTTGAAAGGATTGAAAAGCCGAAACAAGAAGTCCACAAGGAGAAAGAAACGtacagaaagagaagggatATAGTGAAgtgaataaaaatagttgAATGAAAGCAAGCGTGCTTTTACCGCTTGGCGTGTGCAGGGGAAGAATGGAAGTTGAGCATCGCTGACGCCTCGTACTCGCTCGTATAAATTCAAATCGTTCCAAGTCTCACAGCCTTATAGTATGAGGGTGTGGAGATTCTTTTGAATAATCATGTCTTGTACCGAATCCATTGTTGCCTTCAACAACGTCGTATCGGTAGCATTCGTGTAATGGATATAAATTTCTCGGTCGGGAATCCGGTTAATGCCCCGGAATCGGTCTGCAAAGTATCTGGCTGCTGCATCGAAGTCCGTGTTGGAGCCATTGTAGTCAGGGAAATGGTTGGAGACAGGCGAAACATGAAGCTTTCCCTTGAACAGATCGATTTTGTTCAGGAACAAGATGATCGGTTTGCGCTTGAACCATTCGCCATTGACCAAGGACTCGAACAGCATCATTGCTTCATGCATCTGGTTCTGCACGATGGGGAACAACGGTTAGTTCAAGTGCTTCAAGGAGGCGATAGGGGAAAACGTACGGCATTCTGGTCCTCAACGAGACATTGGTCGTAACCAGATAGGGCAACCATGAATAGAAGGCATTGAACACCCTCGAAACAGTGAATCCACTTCTTTCGCTCAGATCGCTGTCCACCGACGTCCATCATTCGGAAGTTCATTTGACCGAGTTCAAAGAGAGTTTCAGTA
It contains:
- a CDS encoding uncharacterized protein (COG:S;~EggNog:ENOG410Q073;~InterPro:IPR008427;~PFAM:PF05730;~SECRETED:SignalP(1-25);~TransMembrane:1 (n9-20c32/33o220-244i)); this encodes MFLPAGRSFTIILLTLTCLAYGSQTTHPTASATSLSSLIPSCAADCVEQFISSDYPKDACSEADLDCLCRTNTTSGYTLGEAAFRCSLSLCSMKTVFSSDLYDICDSVPGALPRTHATITATVMPTGSSPTQKTATTTTGTVPSTSSSSSASDTGSGSSSSTFSQPTSFSTEHTSVITETFRSPLTVPTSQLPSTTTSSATSSGQSASASASDSRLEPAAVIGVSVASGISGFFIVGVIIFFCCRKVRRRKQDEKDHFFEIGGVMSEPPDFTLPPRRPTGPRPMPGTTDRDSETSRLITPFEPRAQTPAVVVTGPGNHHNDSPMGVYSADRIGFALTSNSEAEGSLSQSSPRTISDLLPDKPTLGLYPEPLRLSRQKQPRPHSHATLFEEDMTRPRSAFGAPYQNLNQLTSSSRAQDSRRYNRAPMAGLPAHPRAMLHGFGEGQDGKLAMRGPNYRKRPTYAESASKVQASNQDDTYESLLQSSPISDAEEFVDRDRQQRGAGHVRLVGPPSSQGVASGPFRSTDMNNSMLYNLDDNFEDIDINGSTSRLDRESRHSGNLRPLTPVREIRTPTRESPTPNWELVSSDQPGLPRMPFSRAVSPRQEIVSRPRIVRRDDIKRVQIRRKPHAGGLSAPYSPEDYWLGHDPGPVLETQTRRQSTDSLRSVASVRGHMPKRKPVPYERNVTPSRSGSDLILRVD
- the PMP3 gene encoding YqaE/Pmp3 family membrane protein (COG:S;~EggNog:ENOG410PRTI;~InterPro:IPR000612;~PFAM:PF01679;~TransMembrane:1 (o32-55i);~go_component: GO:0016021 - integral component of membrane [Evidence IEA]), translating into MPFTASDICKIIFAIILPPLGVFLERGCGADFLINICLTILGWLPGVIHAFYIIFKY
- the VMA3_1 gene encoding H(+)-transporting V0 sector ATPase subunit c (COG:C;~EggNog:ENOG410PMYT;~InterPro:IPR011555,IPR035921,IPR000245,IPR002379;~PFAM:PF00137;~TransMembrane:4 (o12-34i55-76o88-113i125-151o);~go_component: GO:0033177 - proton-transporting two-sector ATPase complex, proton-transporting domain [Evidence IEA];~go_component: GO:0033179 - proton-transporting V-type ATPase, V0 domain [Evidence IEA];~go_function: GO:0015078 - proton transmembrane transporter activity [Evidence IEA];~go_process: GO:1902600 - proton transmembrane transport [Evidence IEA]), whose product is MATELCPVYAPFFGALGCTSAIVFTCFGAAYGTAKAGVGVCGMAVLRPDLIVKNIVPIVMAGIIGIYGLVVSVLIANDLGQKVPLYTGFIQLGAGLAVGLAGMAAGFAIGIVGDAGVRGTAQQPRLYVGMILILIFAEVLGLYGLIVALLMNSRSRIDATC
- a CDS encoding mitochondrial 37S ribosomal protein mS38 (COG:S;~EggNog:ENOG410PRE8;~InterPro:IPR013177;~PFAM:PF08213), producing the protein MLSSSLRRAAWAPMGPIAGMSRATSQSITTSANGLIGSSQHTPAKGVNSAEKREGKASRRRGKDSNGRNGSKQPTAFSRLPSVPSTQHLQPHDVHVASFFSIHRPISVSTTVPPTSTPEAFDAIFTAKKPAKPEVDDVIFTLSSAVNSMENSAAHSGEQEGSLQYFDMEGNQLDGMNLSDLKVSVEELTKRLRPFHPPPPPVPFDEAKNMASSEFEDVPRETSSYSTVLTIHESIHSDGRKTYEAHTGPFVPSGEMEAPGAIGESEAIIDVPHNSGTTYMERIRNNRTMHAISTKRRRRLKMKKHKLKKLRKRTRTLRRKLEKA